In Granulicella mallensis MP5ACTX8, the sequence GGGGATCACTTCGGAGCCTCACAAGGTAGTAGCACGGTGAAGCTTGGGGGCAACCTGGTGACAAACTGCAGCCTGTGCAGTTGGAGCGATACAACCATCATCGCCCAGCTTGGTAGTGCAGCAACCACCGGTTCGCTCCAGGTAACTGTAGACGGACTGCCATCCAATGGATACCCATTTACCGTCACTCCGACGACGATCGTCTTCGTTTCAGCAAAGGGCCTCGACACCAATAGCGGGACCTTTACTTCTCCATTCAAGACGTGGAGAGCAGCCTTTAATTCGCTCACATCCAAGGACAACAGCTCGCCTGCACAAAACGCGATCATCTATCTCGAGCCTGGCGTGGCCGTTAACGTAGATGATGGTCGGGGTTACAACGCCACTGTCTCGACAGACCTCGGCGGTAGTTCTCCGACAAAGCAACTCGCGATCGTGGGTTACCCTGGCGGAACAGTTAATGTTGGCAGTACATCTGTAGCAAATGGAATTCACGGCTGGGGAAAATACCTCACCATCGCAAATCTGACAATCATTGGTGGCAACTCCGCCATCGACGATGAGGCTGGCAATGTGCGCATCATCAACAACAGCCTCTCTTGCCCGGCGCCACCCAGTGGACTTGGCGGCACGGCCTGCGTACTTGGAGAAACGGGTGCACCAACGGATACATGGGTTTTTCAGGGCAACAATGTCAACAATACAGGCGGCAACGTTGATAAGACCTATCACGCCGTTTACTTCTCTTCCAATGTGAATCATGCAGACGTCGGATGGAACAATATTGGACAGAACTTCAAGGGTTACTGCCGCAGCATTATGTTCCATGCCACGACAGGAGCGAATCTATACGACCTTCACGTACATGACAACGTCATTACGGGCGGATACTGCGACGGCATAGGCTTTGCATCGGTCGATCCGTCGAAGGGAGTGGTGGAAGCCTACAACAATGTGCTTTCTCACATCGCACTTGCATCGAACCCGTACGGTGTTGCAAACGAAGTTGGCATTGCAGTTAACTCCGACCCCGCTGGTTCATCGAGCGGTGCGGTGCAGGTTTACAACAATACGGTTGTGGACGCTGGGCAATACGCCACCGGGCACCAGAATGGCTGCTTTGGCGTGGTAACAGCAGGGGCAGGGTTAGTCCTCACCAACAACATCTGCTCTCAAACCAGCAGCGCAGAGCCTTACATCGAATCGGGAAGCGAGAACGTAAGTGGGACAAATAATCTCTGGTTTGGTGCAGGGACATCCCCGAGTTGGGATGCTCGGCCCGTCTCTACAAACCCGGCATTCGTCTCCACGACTAACTTCGATCTGCAATCCAACTCCCCAGCGCTTAAGGCAGGATCAACTTCGAAGCTGTCCGCAACAGACGTCTTAGGAGATGTCCGTCCTGATCCACCAGCCATTGGGGCCTACGAATAACTCTTGCCCCTTCAGATGGGGAGCGGGTTCTACCAAGCCCGTTCCCCTTTTTCAAAAAACCTTGCATCACGTCGGCTCTGGCTATCCTAGTTTGGAACCTTCCGCGCGAAATATCATGACGTACATCGGGCACGGAATATCAATTCCTGAGCTAACTACAGTTGCCGCTCGCACTCTATCCCTCTCGTCTCTGTGACGCGAATACCGACGAGGTCCGCCTTCATCTACGACCTATCTTTTGCTTCCCGTTGCAAGCATGAGACAGACGCACAAAAGATGGAGCAATTCACCTAGGTGGATAGGATCAGAACCGGGAATCGTATGCGCATGATCAGATCTTTTATGAGATGCAGTTGCTCTTGTTGCACAAGATTCTTCTTCTGAGACAGACTGCAAATAAGAATGTCTGCATTGTGCGCCTCGATAACATCTACAACGTTCTGCAAAGCTGCCTCTCGATTCGTCGTCGACTCTGTCTCCCCCACCCCTTCCGATAAAGGCCATTCCAGGCCAAGTTGAAGAGTGTATAGAACTGCCCCAGCCTTCTCCGCAAATGCCTGGCTATACGATGAAGCTAAAACGCTAACATCGTCCAGCCCGGTTTCAACGTACAGAACACTTGCGAGACCAGCAGGAAGTCCGTATTCATTCGCCCGCACGCCGACTACAAAGAGCGGACATTGGTATGCGGGCAGAACATCTTCCAACAGAGCCTGTGCAGTGAGTTCGGCTTTCGTCGAGTCATGATTTGCAGTAACCACGAGCAGGTCTGCTTTGCGGTGTCGCGCCAACATGACGAGAATTGAGCTGACCGGGTGTCCCTCGTATAAGATCACCCGCGTTTGAATACCAACCCCGGATAGCTTTGTCTTAACTCGCAACAAGTTCTTCCTCTTCGTATTTCGTATTCGAAGAATCTCAGGCGGGCTCATTGTCGTCGCAGGCTCGGTGGGAAGAACATTATCGATGATGTGAACGATGAGAACGAGAGAATGAAACGTCCGCGCCAGGACTTTAGCGTAATCTATCGCCGCATCTGAATTAGCCGTAAGGTCGGTCGCCAGGAGTATCCTGGACAGGCTGAAATCCTTGCGGTGAGGGTCTAAGGTCATGTACTACCTCATCCGAATGACTCAATTGGAACCCTAAGTATCAGAGAGCTCCACGCCCTACGAGAACAACCTTAACTGTCTCAAGAAGAATTGCGCAGTCTATCCCGAAGGAGAGATGCTTCACGTAAAACAGATCAAATTCTGTCTTGCGGCGCGATTCTTCAATGCTCGCGCCGTACTGATAACGAACCTGCGCCCAGCCGGTCAGGCCCGGGAGTACGGCATGCCTCTGTGCATAGAAGGGAATGTGTTCTGCCAACAGGCGGCAGAACTCGGGTTGTTCCGGCCTTGGCCCAACCAGGCTCATCTCGCCCTTCAAAATATTCACTAGCTGCGGAAGCTCGTCGAAGCGATACTTTCGCAGAAATTGACCAACAGGAGTAATGCGATCTACCTCTTCCGTTGCCCATTTCGGTGAATGATCCCCGACGGGAGATCGCATCGTCCTGAACTTATAAATCTGAAATACTTTTCCATTGAGACCAATACGATCTTGGCGAAAGATCACTGGTCCGTCACGCTGCAGAACGATCAACAGAGCGACAAGAGCGATGATTGGCGCAAACAGCAGAAGGAGAATAACCCCAAGACATACATCGAGCATTCGCTTCAACCGGCGCGTTACGATCCCGTGGCTATATTCGGTCGAAAAGAGGCACTGATCCAAAGTAAGATCATGCATCCTGATGCGCCCGCGCGCACGTTCGTAAAATGTCTGAATGCTCTCGACTGGTAGTCCCTTCAACTTCCACTCCAGCATGCGCTCTAACAAAGCTGTGTCTTGTCGAAAACCTTCGGCGACGATGATCCGGTCGAATCTCTCGGTTGGCTCCGTCCCGTGAGGAACAACTGTGTCCAGATTGGACGGATGAGCAATCTGCGCGATCTCGAGATTCCATTCCGGGCAATCGATCACCGTCTGCTGGAGTTCAGCTGCCTCTTCAGCGGGTGACAGGATGAGTAGCCGTTCGCGTTCTCGAGGTAAAGCCAAAACGCGAGCCACAAACGCAAGAGCAGCCAGACATATTGCCACTAACAGGACACGCGAAAGCATAGGTGCCGTAGCTGGGAAAGCAATCGATCCGACGGCTAATATTAGAAAAATGAGAGCAAAGGCTCGGAGTAACCCTGTGAGAGTCGCCACATGCTGGCGAACGATCTGCAGATTATAAAGCTCGTTGTAATAGAACACAGCCTGGCAGGCCAGTCCCATCGCAACAACACGTAAAGTTGAAACCACAACGGATGCGACTGACTTTCCCTCCGGATGCATAAAGCTTGCAAGCATAAATAAAAAGGGCGTTGCTACCACCAGAGCCATAAAATCGAAGATCAGCAAACCGGCGGCGCGAGGTGGAAGTGCTTTTCCGGATATTTTCATTTCTCATGCCTCAATAGGTAACAAAACCTCTACTTGTGACTCGACGGCTGCCCGTAAAGCCAGGCTAATTCTCTCAATCTGACTATCTTCAAGTTCGGGATAGACCGGGAGAGACAATACTTCCTCGGCTGCCTTTTCAGCTACTGGCAAATCACCCCTTCGATACCCCAGCGATCTGTACATAGGCTGCAGGTGCAGGGGTATCGGATAGTGAACCGCCGTCTCGATCCCGGACTCCAGCATCATTGCGCGAACAGCATCGCGATTCGGAACGCGTACCGTGTACTGATGGAAGACGTGGGTGCGGTCGCTCATCGTCTTTGGGATGATTAGCCCGTCAACGTCTCCGAGTATTTGGTTGTACATCGCTGCGTGCTCAGCGCGAATCAAATTCCACTGATCCAGATAGGGCAACTTGACGCGGAGTATTGCAGCCTGAATTTCATCAAGTCGGCTGTTCCAGCCTTGGATTTCGCTACAGTACTTCACGGAACTTCCATGGCTTCGTAATTTCTTCAGCAGATCAGCCTGTTCCTTCTGCTTCACGACGATCATTCCACCATCGCCGTAAGCGCCAAGGTTCTTGCTGGGGAAAAACGAGATGCAACCGAAATCGCCGAAAGAGCAAACGGGCGATTCGTGATAATCAGCTCCTAGTGCTTGAGCAGTGTCTCCAATCAAGGTCAGTCCGTGCTCTTCGCAAATGGTAAGCAGCTCCGCCATGTTCGCAGGCTGGCCGTAAAGATGGACCGGAATCACGGCTCGCGTATTCGGTGTGATCGACGCTTTTACCTGGGAGACATCGATTGTGTACGAAGCTGGATCGATATCCACAAACACTGGAACGGCGCCCAATAGACCTACCACATCGGCAGTCGCGACAAAGCTAAACGCTGGCACAATGACCTCATCGCCTGGACCTACCCCTGCAGCTTTCAGTGCGAGAAGAAGAGCGTCGGTTCCCGAAGCTACGCCGACTCCATACGCAACGCCGCAGTACTGAGCAATTTCTTCCTCCAGGGCTGCCACATTCTCACCCAAAATAAAGCTCTGGGTAGACAGTACCTTCTGTATCGCCAGCTGAATCTCATCTTGCAACGCCTGATATTGCCCTTTTAGATTGAGGACCGGGATCACAGCGCCCTTCGGATTTTTTCCCATGAGATTAAGCTCCAGTATTAGATATCGATATTCGAAGGCTGCCAACCGCTTGTAGAAGCTATGCGCCCTCTTTCGGATAGATATGCATTTCACCTTCCAATCTTCGGGCTCGTGTCCTGTTCGCGGAACTAGGCTATGCAGCATCTGTAACGTCCTACATTCCCCCATAACTACAAGCGATGCAACCAGTTGCATATCTATGTGCAAGAGCGAGGGCGGTCTTTGCGCAAGCATTCCTTCATGCGGACCATACAAAGCACTCTAGCCTTATCACTCAGCGCATTCAGATCTACACACCTTAGAGCATGATTGGCAGAGCACATGCAACTTCGTATCTTCGATCGACAATTTTTCATCGAGACGAGGCGCTGAAACTGATGGCTCGCTATTTCATTACTGGGATTGCAGGATTTATTGGATCGTCGCTCGCACGAGCACTTCTAGCTTCGGGTCACGAAGTGAGAGGAGTCGACAACCTTAGCTGTTCCGACAGCTCAAACTTGTCGGACATTCTGTCGGACATTGATTTTTGCCAGATGGACATCAACGAGACAGACCGTCTTTGTGATTTCATGCGTGGTGTTGATTTTGTGCTGCACGAAGCAGCTCTTGCATCAGTACCTCGATCGATCAATGATCCAATGAGTAGTCATACGGCTAACGCTACTGGCACTCTAAGCGTTCTAATGGCCGCGCAGACTGCCGGTGTCTCCCGTGTAGTCTATGCAGCGTCGTCTTCGGCATATGGCGATCAAGAGGCTCATCCAAAGCATGAATCCATGTGCCCGGCACCTCTGTCACCGTACGCCGTACAAAAACTAGCAGGCGAAAATTATGTCAAAAGCTTTTGGGCTGTACATGGCCTGGAAGGAGTATGCCTGCGCTATTTCAATGTTTTTGGACCAGGGCAGGCTGCGGACTCACCTTATTCGGGAGTCATCGCCAGATTCATCACAGATATGTTGGCCGGAGAGCAGTCAACCATCTTTGGCGACGGCTTCCAGAGTCGGGACTTCACTTATGTAGCGAACGTTGTATCTGCAAACCTGCTCGCGTGCCAAGCCCCTCGCGAAGCCGTCGCAGGAGAAGTCTTCAACGTAGGCACTGGCAGGAGCCAGACGTTGAATACGCTTTACGCTACGCTTGCACGGATCTTGGACTTTCAAGCCGCCCCGACCTACAAGAAGATGCGTGCCGGCGATGTCTTTCAGTCACAGGCAGATATCTCCAGAGCTCGATCCGCCCTCGGATACTCCCCCACTCATACCTTCGAACAGGGCCTGGAAGAGACCGTGTCGTGGTATATCCAAAAGACGCTAAAGATAGTACCAAAACACTTCGAACAGATGGCTATCAGTCGCTAAAGCGGTTCCCTTGCAGGTGTAGAGCGAGTCACAGTTCTGAGTGCCGTTTCCCCCTGGAAACGGCACTCACTTGCTTTATCCACTTCCCGGCAACAGAGAAACAACTCTAATCAAAGCGATTACAACAAGTAGCCCCCGTCCAGTGGACGGGAGCTATATCTGTTTCTCTACTAGTCGGCCTGAACCAGAGGTGTAATCCACTGACGTTGCCAGGCAATCGTCTCAAGCAGGCCCTGTTCGAGAGGGATCTTCGCCTCGAAGTTCAAAAGCTCCTTCGCCTTTCGCGTGTCCGGAATCCGGCGACGAACGTCTTCGTATTTGCGGTTCGCGATCTCATCATACGGAATCAGTTTGATTGCGGGTGACCCCGACTTGCCACACATCCGATAAATACGACTAGCAAGATCCAGAATGCTAACTTCTTCGTTTGCTCCGATATTGATGATCTCCTGATTGCAATTGGACGATTCCGCAGCGGCAGCGATACCACGGACGGTGTCGCTGACAAAGGTGAATGACCTGGTTTGCTGGCCATCGCCATGGATAGGGATAACTTCATCGCGAAGAATGGCGTCAATAAAGACGGACTGAGGACCGCCCCACCAGCTCAGGTTCTGGCGAGGGCCATAAGATCCGAAGATGCGCAGAACTGTCGTGTAGATCCCGCAGTCCTCTGCCATGGCCAGCACTAGATGTTCGTCATAGCGCTTAGAAGTAGCGTACGCCCAGCGGCCGACGGTGGGGGAACCCAGAACGGAATCCGCATCTTCAGAAAACGGCACATTTGGATTCTTGCCGTACACATCAGAAGTTGAGGTGATGACAAATTTTGCAGACTTCTCGCAAGCTAGCTGCAGCGCGTTCATCGTCCCTTGTGAATTGACCAGAAGCGTCTTCGTAGCTGTTCCATAGCGCGGAATCTTGTAAGCCGCAAGATGGATAACGGTATCGACTTTGTCGACGCAGTGTCGCAGTGCGCTCATATCGCAGACATCTGCCTGACAAAAGTGAAACCGGCTATCCCGCAAAGCGCCGTCAAGGTTCTGCACGTTTCCGTGCGACAAATCGTCGACACCCGTTACGTCATAGCCACGACTCAACATCAGGTCAACAAGGTGTGATGCCAGGAAACCGGCTGCCCCAGTAATTAGTAGTTTTCTCATTTCTTTTTCTCCATAAACTTCATAATCTCGTCGATGCAATGGGCCGCGGCTTGTCCACCGCCGAATGCAGCGAGGTTCCTTGGCTGTTCAACAGCCCTTGACGAGCGCTCCAGTGCGTGCCTGACGGCCCTAAGAATCGTCTCTGATTCGCTGCCGGCAAGGACGTTCCAATCGTCGTGTAGCGTTTCGGTCCATTCAGTCTCGTCACGAAGCGTGACGCAGGGGGTACCAAGGAAATAAGCTTCCTTCTGCATTCCGCCCGAATCGGTGACAATGACGTCCGCACGTTGTTCGAGCACCAGCATCTCAAGGTACCCGACCGGTTCGACCAGGTGGATGTGATCGTGACTCGCCAGCATCCTTCGCCCTTCGACTCCAAGCAAACGTGAGAGCCTCGGATGAAGAGGCAACACAATGGGTATCGGGAACTTCGCCAGTGAGGACAGAATTGCCGTAAGACGCTTGAAGGAATCGGTGTTCTCCGCACGATGCATCGTGACCAACGCGTAGCTCTTGCCGACGAGGCCCTGTTTATCAAGCACCGCACTGGTCCGATCCGAGCTTGTGTAGTGTGCAACTGCGTCCAGCATGAGGTCACCAACCAACGCCGCGCGGCCGCTCAATCCCTCGACCCTCAGCTGCTCCATCGATGCTGCAGTCGGAGCAAGAAGAAGATCAGAGACATGATCACTGACGATGCGGTTGATCTCCTCTTGCATCTCTCGGTTGAAGCTTCTCAAACCGGCTTCAATATGAACAAGCGGGATATGAAGTTTCGAGGCTGCAAGCGCAGCGGCAAGCGTAGAGTTTGTGTCGCCGTAGATCAGAACAAGATCGGGCGTTTCTCTCATCAGCTCAACTTCGATGCTGGCCAGCATTGCAGCAGTCTGCACACCTGGAGTTCCTGAGGATGTACCAATGATCGGATGCGGCATCGCCAACCCCAGCTCTTCGAAGAAGATGTCCGACATCAGCGGATCGTAGTGCTGCCCCGTGTGCAAAATAGCGTGATCGATGCTGCAGTGATTGCGGGCTTTGTAGGCCTCTATCCCATGAAACATCATGGCCATCTTTACGAACTGTGGCCGGGCTCCCCCAATCGACATGATCTTCACTGAGAACCACCTGACCGAGGAGTAGCAGCACTCAGCAGTTGATCGGCTGGGACCTGCCGAATTACACGAGCCGGCGACCCCATCACGATCGCACGGCTCGGAACGTCTTTGGTAACGATGGAGCCAGCGGCAACTAATGCATCCTCGCCGATCACCATTCCAGGGAGAACGGTTGCATTTGCTCCAATGCGAGAGCCGACTTGCATCGTTACTCCCTTGAAGTGTTTAAAGCGCTCCTCCGTACGGCCAACATAATTATCATTTGTGAAAGTAACTTCCGGCGCCACAAAACAAAAGTCCCCGATCGACGACATCGCAGTAATATAGGCACCCGTCTCAATCTTGCACCTTCTCCCGATGGTTACCATATTCTCGACCGCGACACCGCGCCCAATAATCGACATTTCGCCGATCGTAACCTGCTCCCGTACCGTAGCAAGGTCTGCGATCAGTACGCTATTGCCTACCGTTGCTCCTCTATAAATCACGGCGTGGGTACCAATCAGAACTTCATCTCCAATCGAAGCAGGCTCAAGGTCGACGTCGGAAGCCATCGCACTAAGTCTTGAACGCAATGGCTCCTTGCCGATAACAACGCCATCATCGATCCGGACATTGCAGCCAATACTCGAGCCATCATGGACAACAACATTGTTTCCCAATACGGTCCCAGGGCCGATGGTGACATCCTCACCAATCACGACATACCGACCAAAGAGCACCCCTGGATACTCTGAACGAAAAGTCATCGTCATACAGTCTTGCCTTGTCAACGCGTTCACAGAGTTACTCCTTTTTTTGCCTTACTCATCTCTTGAGAATGTTGGCCCACTGTTACCGGATCCCATGCCTGCAAGGCCTTGGATCGTTGTATTTGACGCCCTTCCGCCGAAGCTCCAATTTCAACTGGAGCTTTTGGATGAACTAGCTGCTTGTCTACTTTGAGAGAAGCCGGATATCCATGGCCAAGAATGCACTGGGAAAGGAGCCCCAGATGTCCCGAAATCGTCTTGGCAATCCGCATCTTGCTACTTCCAGTACACCGTCGGTGTAGAACAAGCGGTGCTTCTTCTATCTTGCAACCCATCGAAGACGCACTTAGCAACAGCTCGACCGCGGCTACAAAATCCCTCCTGGATGATCGCAACTCCTTGACGACAGATCCTCGGTAGGCACGGAAAATACTGGTATAGGTGTACAACTTCAAGGGTGTGAACGCGCGGTAGAGCCGAGAACATCCG encodes:
- a CDS encoding IPT/TIG domain-containing protein, yielding MKNITILIACLLAGTQLGCTQSLSPQSAAQQSTSTAPTVIITTSPSTVTAGQSIQLKWAVTNATSVTINGEKKALTGLTLGIPTKSTSFTLVASNATKTVTAVATVTVKAATQTTPPPTTPPPTTPPPTTGSTTSGAPHIHYTDINVGSGTGGDDGNGAYVRIFGDHFGASQGSSTVKLGGNLVTNCSLCSWSDTTIIAQLGSAATTGSLQVTVDGLPSNGYPFTVTPTTIVFVSAKGLDTNSGTFTSPFKTWRAAFNSLTSKDNSSPAQNAIIYLEPGVAVNVDDGRGYNATVSTDLGGSSPTKQLAIVGYPGGTVNVGSTSVANGIHGWGKYLTIANLTIIGGNSAIDDEAGNVRIINNSLSCPAPPSGLGGTACVLGETGAPTDTWVFQGNNVNNTGGNVDKTYHAVYFSSNVNHADVGWNNIGQNFKGYCRSIMFHATTGANLYDLHVHDNVITGGYCDGIGFASVDPSKGVVEAYNNVLSHIALASNPYGVANEVGIAVNSDPAGSSSGAVQVYNNTVVDAGQYATGHQNGCFGVVTAGAGLVLTNNICSQTSSAEPYIESGSENVSGTNNLWFGAGTSPSWDARPVSTNPAFVSTTNFDLQSNSPALKAGSTSKLSATDVLGDVRPDPPAIGAYE
- a CDS encoding universal stress protein; protein product: MTLDPHRKDFSLSRILLATDLTANSDAAIDYAKVLARTFHSLVLIVHIIDNVLPTEPATTMSPPEILRIRNTKRKNLLRVKTKLSGVGIQTRVILYEGHPVSSILVMLARHRKADLLVVTANHDSTKAELTAQALLEDVLPAYQCPLFVVGVRANEYGLPAGLASVLYVETGLDDVSVLASSYSQAFAEKAGAVLYTLQLGLEWPLSEGVGETESTTNREAALQNVVDVIEAHNADILICSLSQKKNLVQQEQLHLIKDLIMRIRFPVLILST
- a CDS encoding exopolysaccharide biosynthesis polyprenyl glycosylphosphotransferase, which produces MKISGKALPPRAAGLLIFDFMALVVATPFLFMLASFMHPEGKSVASVVVSTLRVVAMGLACQAVFYYNELYNLQIVRQHVATLTGLLRAFALIFLILAVGSIAFPATAPMLSRVLLVAICLAALAFVARVLALPRERERLLILSPAEEAAELQQTVIDCPEWNLEIAQIAHPSNLDTVVPHGTEPTERFDRIIVAEGFRQDTALLERMLEWKLKGLPVESIQTFYERARGRIRMHDLTLDQCLFSTEYSHGIVTRRLKRMLDVCLGVILLLLFAPIIALVALLIVLQRDGPVIFRQDRIGLNGKVFQIYKFRTMRSPVGDHSPKWATEEVDRITPVGQFLRKYRFDELPQLVNILKGEMSLVGPRPEQPEFCRLLAEHIPFYAQRHAVLPGLTGWAQVRYQYGASIEESRRKTEFDLFYVKHLSFGIDCAILLETVKVVLVGRGAL
- a CDS encoding DegT/DnrJ/EryC1/StrS family aminotransferase is translated as MGKNPKGAVIPVLNLKGQYQALQDEIQLAIQKVLSTQSFILGENVAALEEEIAQYCGVAYGVGVASGTDALLLALKAAGVGPGDEVIVPAFSFVATADVVGLLGAVPVFVDIDPASYTIDVSQVKASITPNTRAVIPVHLYGQPANMAELLTICEEHGLTLIGDTAQALGADYHESPVCSFGDFGCISFFPSKNLGAYGDGGMIVVKQKEQADLLKKLRSHGSSVKYCSEIQGWNSRLDEIQAAILRVKLPYLDQWNLIRAEHAAMYNQILGDVDGLIIPKTMSDRTHVFHQYTVRVPNRDAVRAMMLESGIETAVHYPIPLHLQPMYRSLGYRRGDLPVAEKAAEEVLSLPVYPELEDSQIERISLALRAAVESQVEVLLPIEA
- a CDS encoding NAD-dependent epimerase/dehydratase family protein; translation: MARYFITGIAGFIGSSLARALLASGHEVRGVDNLSCSDSSNLSDILSDIDFCQMDINETDRLCDFMRGVDFVLHEAALASVPRSINDPMSSHTANATGTLSVLMAAQTAGVSRVVYAASSSAYGDQEAHPKHESMCPAPLSPYAVQKLAGENYVKSFWAVHGLEGVCLRYFNVFGPGQAADSPYSGVIARFITDMLAGEQSTIFGDGFQSRDFTYVANVVSANLLACQAPREAVAGEVFNVGTGRSQTLNTLYATLARILDFQAAPTYKKMRAGDVFQSQADISRARSALGYSPTHTFEQGLEETVSWYIQKTLKIVPKHFEQMAISR
- a CDS encoding NAD-dependent epimerase/dehydratase family protein, giving the protein MRKLLITGAAGFLASHLVDLMLSRGYDVTGVDDLSHGNVQNLDGALRDSRFHFCQADVCDMSALRHCVDKVDTVIHLAAYKIPRYGTATKTLLVNSQGTMNALQLACEKSAKFVITSTSDVYGKNPNVPFSEDADSVLGSPTVGRWAYATSKRYDEHLVLAMAEDCGIYTTVLRIFGSYGPRQNLSWWGGPQSVFIDAILRDEVIPIHGDGQQTRSFTFVSDTVRGIAAAAESSNCNQEIINIGANEEVSILDLASRIYRMCGKSGSPAIKLIPYDEIANRKYEDVRRRIPDTRKAKELLNFEAKIPLEQGLLETIAWQRQWITPLVQAD
- the wecB gene encoding non-hydrolyzing UDP-N-acetylglucosamine 2-epimerase; protein product: MAMMFHGIEAYKARNHCSIDHAILHTGQHYDPLMSDIFFEELGLAMPHPIIGTSSGTPGVQTAAMLASIEVELMRETPDLVLIYGDTNSTLAAALAASKLHIPLVHIEAGLRSFNREMQEEINRIVSDHVSDLLLAPTAASMEQLRVEGLSGRAALVGDLMLDAVAHYTSSDRTSAVLDKQGLVGKSYALVTMHRAENTDSFKRLTAILSSLAKFPIPIVLPLHPRLSRLLGVEGRRMLASHDHIHLVEPVGYLEMLVLEQRADVIVTDSGGMQKEAYFLGTPCVTLRDETEWTETLHDDWNVLAGSESETILRAVRHALERSSRAVEQPRNLAAFGGGQAAAHCIDEIMKFMEKKK
- a CDS encoding N-acetyltransferase, producing MTMTFRSEYPGVLFGRYVVIGEDVTIGPGTVLGNNVVVHDGSSIGCNVRIDDGVVIGKEPLRSRLSAMASDVDLEPASIGDEVLIGTHAVIYRGATVGNSVLIADLATVREQVTIGEMSIIGRGVAVENMVTIGRRCKIETGAYITAMSSIGDFCFVAPEVTFTNDNYVGRTEERFKHFKGVTMQVGSRIGANATVLPGMVIGEDALVAAGSIVTKDVPSRAIVMGSPARVIRQVPADQLLSAATPRSGGSQ
- a CDS encoding glycosyltransferase family 2 protein; translated protein: MNKTPLRIVPSVCIMVPLYNEEQTMEVLGRALLSLHRRLSGSFKVCYLFVDDGSQDETFSRIRSTVPPGAEYEAYRHPENRGLGEAFRTAFRHANADIVCTIDGDCSYRPADLFAMILRVLSGHADIVVASPYHPLGDVQGVQGWRLALSSGCSRLYRAFTPLKLYTYTSIFRAYRGSVVKELRSSRRDFVAAVELLLSASSMGCKIEEAPLVLHRRCTGSSKMRIAKTISGHLGLLSQCILGHGYPASLKVDKQLVHPKAPVEIGASAEGRQIQRSKALQAWDPVTVGQHSQEMSKAKKGVTL